The following are encoded together in the Pseudomonas xantholysinigenes genome:
- a CDS encoding DUF2066 domain-containing protein: MRLFNYLAGVCLALAGTVAQAEAVSGLYQVREPVDGQGGEARAQATAKALDTLVLRLTGDPKAPQSPALANLRKDPQQIINQVGTEAGPPEAVLVEFDPGSTERALRQAGLALWGSNRPSILGWWLNDSVEGSSLVGDGQAAAEPLRRAAQHRGLPLRLPLADLQEQLVGNAQHIEGNDPAPLREASERYGADALLAVHAREADGKWQGKWQLWLGDQREQGSAEGADQAALADAVLLVVSNRLAPRYVTRPGAGSDLQVQVQGMNLQRYAELSRVLEPYGARLQMADGATLTYGVSANREQLRAQLTLAKLQELPAEPAAAVAPVSSEPGSAAPVAAAKPFDGLRFRW; the protein is encoded by the coding sequence ATGCGTCTTTTCAATTACCTCGCTGGCGTCTGCCTGGCATTGGCTGGCACCGTGGCGCAGGCCGAAGCGGTCTCTGGCTTGTATCAGGTGCGTGAGCCCGTCGACGGGCAGGGCGGCGAAGCCCGCGCCCAGGCCACCGCCAAGGCGCTGGACACCCTGGTGTTGCGCTTGACCGGCGACCCCAAGGCGCCTCAGAGCCCGGCGCTGGCCAACCTGCGCAAGGATCCGCAGCAGATCATCAATCAGGTCGGCACAGAGGCCGGGCCGCCGGAGGCGGTGCTGGTCGAGTTCGACCCCGGCAGCACCGAGCGCGCGCTGCGCCAGGCCGGCCTGGCGCTGTGGGGCAGCAACCGGCCGTCGATCCTTGGTTGGTGGTTGAACGACAGCGTCGAGGGCAGCAGCCTGGTCGGTGACGGCCAGGCCGCCGCCGAGCCGCTGCGCCGCGCCGCACAACACCGCGGCCTGCCGCTGCGTCTGCCGCTGGCCGACCTGCAAGAGCAGCTGGTCGGTAATGCCCAGCATATCGAGGGCAATGATCCAGCGCCGTTGCGCGAAGCGTCCGAGCGCTACGGCGCCGATGCGCTGCTGGCCGTGCATGCCCGCGAAGCGGATGGCAAATGGCAGGGCAAGTGGCAGCTGTGGCTGGGCGACCAGCGCGAGCAGGGCAGCGCCGAGGGCGCCGACCAGGCGGCCCTGGCCGATGCGGTGCTGCTGGTGGTGAGCAACCGCCTGGCGCCGCGCTATGTCACCCGTCCGGGGGCCGGCAGTGATTTGCAGGTGCAGGTCCAGGGCATGAACCTGCAGCGCTACGCCGAGCTGAGCCGGGTCCTCGAGCCTTACGGGGCACGGCTGCAGATGGCCGATGGCGCTACCCTGACCTACGGCGTCAGCGCCAATCGCGAGCAACTGCGCGCCCAGTTGACCCTGGCCAAGCTGCAAGAGCTGCCCGCCGAGCCGGCGGCTGCGGTGGCGCCGGTGTCGAGCGAACCCGGCTCGGCAGCGCCTGTCGCGGCGGCGAAGCCGTTCGACGGCCTGCGTTTTCGCTGGTAA
- the purN gene encoding phosphoribosylglycinamide formyltransferase: MPCNVVVLLSGSGSNLQALIDSNSASDSPARIGAVISNRADAYGLERAKVAGIETAVLSHTGFDGREAFDAALMALIDGFQPDLVVLAGFMRILSGDFVRHYQGRLLNIHPSLLPKYKGLHTHQRALEAGDTEHGCSVHFVTEELDGGPLVVQAVVPVATDDIPEALAQRVHLQEHLIYPLAVRWFAEGRLRLGEQGALLDGQPLAASGHLIRS; the protein is encoded by the coding sequence ATGCCCTGCAATGTAGTCGTGTTGCTGTCGGGCTCCGGCAGCAACCTGCAGGCACTGATCGACAGCAACAGCGCCAGCGACAGCCCGGCACGCATCGGCGCGGTCATCTCGAACCGTGCCGATGCCTATGGCCTCGAGCGGGCCAAGGTCGCCGGCATTGAAACCGCCGTGCTGTCGCACACCGGGTTTGACGGGCGCGAAGCCTTCGACGCGGCGCTGATGGCGCTGATCGACGGTTTCCAGCCCGACCTGGTGGTGCTGGCCGGCTTCATGCGTATCCTCAGTGGCGATTTCGTGCGCCACTACCAGGGCCGCCTGCTGAACATCCATCCGTCACTGTTGCCCAAGTACAAAGGCCTGCACACCCACCAGCGCGCGCTGGAGGCCGGCGACACCGAGCACGGCTGCAGCGTGCACTTCGTCACCGAGGAACTCGATGGCGGCCCTCTGGTCGTACAGGCTGTGGTGCCGGTTGCAACGGATGACATCCCTGAGGCGCTCGCCCAGCGCGTGCACCTGCAGGAACACCTGATCTACCCGCTGGCGGTGCGCTGGTTCGCCGAAGGACGCTTGCGTCTGGGCGAACAGGGTGCATTACTGGATGGCCAGCCGCTGGCGGCCAGCGGTCACTTGATTCGATCCTAG
- the hda gene encoding DnaA regulatory inactivator Hda codes for MKPIQLPLGVRLRDDATFINYYPGANAAALGYVERLCEADAGWTESLIYLWGKQGVGRTHLLQAATHRFQQLGEPAVYLPLAQLLERGVELLDHLEQYELVCIDDLHVIAGKADWEEAMFHLFNRLRDSGRRLLLAASSSPRELPIKLADLKSRLTLALIFQMRGMSDEDKLRALQLRASRRGLHLTDEVGHFILTRGTRSMSALFDLLERLDQASLQAQRKLTIPFLKETLGW; via the coding sequence ATGAAACCGATCCAGTTGCCCCTGGGTGTGCGTCTGCGCGACGACGCCACCTTCATCAACTACTATCCGGGCGCCAATGCCGCGGCATTGGGCTATGTCGAGCGGCTATGCGAAGCCGACGCCGGTTGGACCGAGAGCCTCATCTACCTGTGGGGCAAGCAGGGCGTTGGCCGCACCCACCTGCTGCAAGCCGCCACCCACCGTTTCCAGCAACTGGGTGAACCCGCCGTCTACCTGCCCCTGGCGCAATTGCTCGAGCGTGGCGTCGAGTTGCTCGATCACCTGGAACAGTACGAACTGGTGTGCATCGACGACCTGCACGTGATCGCGGGCAAGGCGGATTGGGAAGAGGCCATGTTCCACCTATTCAACCGCCTGCGCGACAGTGGTCGGCGGCTGTTGCTGGCGGCCTCCAGCTCGCCCCGTGAACTGCCGATCAAGCTGGCCGACCTCAAGTCGCGCCTGACCCTGGCGCTGATCTTCCAGATGCGCGGCATGTCCGATGAAGACAAGCTGCGTGCCTTGCAGCTGCGCGCATCGCGTCGCGGCCTGCACCTGACGGACGAGGTCGGTCACTTCATCCTGACCCGCGGTACCCGCAGCATGAGCGCGCTGTTCGATCTGCTCGAACGCCTCGACCAGGCATCGCTGCAAGCCCAGCGCAAGCTGACCATTCCGTTCCTCAAGGAAACTCTGGGCTGGTAG
- a CDS encoding AI-2E family transporter, whose product MTDMRRWIWLGAALVIAVLLYFLHNILSPFLVGILLAYLADPLVDRLERLGLSRTWGVVVVFSLFTLVFLALLLVLVPMLAKQLVRLYELAPQMLDWLQHVALPWVQSRLGLADGFWKFDKIKSAIAEHMGQTTDIVGVLLSQATASSLALIGWLANLVLIPVVGFYLLRDWDLMMAKLRSLLPRQREPQVVGLAGECHEVLGAFVRGQLLVMLALGVIYSTGLMLVGLELGLLIGMLAGLAAIVPYMGFIIGIGAALIAGLFQFGGDLYPMLGIVAVFMVGQALEGMVLTPLLVGDRIGLHPVAVIFAILAGGELFGFTGVLLALPVAAVIMVLLRHVHDLYKESDMYAGENDPEL is encoded by the coding sequence ATGACTGACATGCGTCGCTGGATCTGGCTTGGCGCGGCACTGGTGATTGCCGTGCTGCTGTATTTCCTGCACAACATCCTTTCTCCGTTCCTGGTCGGCATCCTGCTTGCCTACCTGGCCGATCCGCTGGTCGACCGTCTGGAGCGCCTTGGGCTGTCACGCACCTGGGGCGTGGTGGTGGTGTTCAGCCTGTTCACCTTGGTCTTCCTGGCGCTGTTGCTGGTGCTGGTACCGATGCTGGCCAAGCAGTTGGTGCGCCTGTACGAGCTGGCGCCGCAGATGCTCGACTGGCTGCAGCACGTAGCCCTGCCCTGGGTGCAGAGCCGTCTGGGGCTGGCCGACGGGTTCTGGAAGTTCGACAAGATCAAGTCCGCCATCGCCGAGCACATGGGCCAGACCACCGATATCGTCGGCGTGCTGCTGTCCCAGGCCACGGCCTCGAGCCTGGCGTTGATCGGCTGGCTGGCCAACCTGGTGCTGATCCCGGTGGTCGGCTTCTACCTGCTGCGTGACTGGGACCTGATGATGGCCAAGCTGCGCAGCCTGTTGCCGCGCCAGCGCGAACCCCAGGTGGTGGGGCTGGCCGGTGAGTGCCATGAGGTCTTGGGCGCGTTCGTGCGCGGCCAGTTGCTGGTCATGCTGGCGCTGGGCGTCATCTATTCCACCGGGCTGATGCTGGTAGGGCTGGAGCTGGGCCTGCTGATCGGCATGCTGGCCGGATTGGCGGCGATCGTGCCGTACATGGGCTTCATCATTGGCATTGGCGCGGCGCTGATCGCCGGTTTGTTCCAGTTTGGCGGCGACTTGTATCCGATGCTGGGTATCGTCGCGGTGTTCATGGTCGGCCAGGCCCTCGAAGGCATGGTGCTGACGCCGCTGCTGGTGGGCGATCGCATCGGTCTGCATCCGGTGGCGGTGATCTTCGCGATCCTCGCCGGCGGCGAGCTGTTCGGCTTTACCGGGGTGCTGCTGGCGCTGCCGGTGGCGGCGGTGATCATGGTGCTGCTGCGGCACGTGCACGACCTGTACAAGGAGTCGGACATGTATGCCGGGGAGAACGATCCGGAGCTATGA
- a CDS encoding DUF3108 domain-containing protein, translating to MRRALLLALAVLALPLQAADLKPFAASYTADWKQLPMSGTAERSLVKNANGTWDLNFKASMMIASLTEQSTLRMDNDTLLPQKYHFERGGLGKAKKVDLTFDWTGKKVTGSDRGDAISLPLNRGVLDKSSYQLALQHDVAAGKKSMTYQVVDGDEIDTYDFRVLGTEKVATKTGQVEAVKVERVRDPSQSKRITELWFAKDWDYLLVQLRQVETDGKEYVIVLQDGTVDGKTVKGN from the coding sequence ATGCGTCGCGCCCTGCTCTTGGCTCTCGCCGTGCTTGCCCTGCCCCTCCAGGCAGCTGATCTGAAGCCTTTCGCGGCCAGCTACACCGCCGACTGGAAGCAGCTGCCCATGAGCGGCACCGCCGAACGCAGCCTGGTCAAGAATGCCAACGGTACCTGGGACCTTAACTTCAAGGCCTCCATGATGATCGCCAGCCTGACCGAGCAAAGCACCCTGCGCATGGACAACGACACCCTGCTGCCGCAGAAGTACCACTTCGAGCGTGGTGGCCTGGGCAAGGCCAAGAAGGTCGACCTGACCTTCGACTGGACCGGCAAGAAAGTCACTGGCAGCGACCGCGGCGACGCCATCAGCCTGCCACTGAACCGTGGCGTGCTGGACAAGTCGTCCTATCAACTGGCGCTGCAGCACGACGTGGCGGCTGGCAAGAAGAGCATGACCTACCAGGTGGTCGACGGTGACGAGATCGACACCTACGACTTCCGCGTGCTTGGCACCGAGAAAGTCGCCACCAAGACCGGCCAGGTCGAAGCCGTCAAGGTCGAGCGCGTGCGCGACCCGAGCCAGAGCAAGCGCATCACCGAGCTGTGGTTCGCCAAGGACTGGGACTACCTGCTGGTGCAGCTGCGCCAGGTCGAGACCGATGGCAAGGAATACGTGATCGTGCTGCAGGATGGCACGGTGGACGGCAAGACGGTCAAGGGTAACTGA
- the purM gene encoding phosphoribosylformylglycinamidine cyclo-ligase: MSKQPSLSYKDAGVDIDAGEALVERIKGVAKRTARPEVMGGLGGFGALCEIPAGYKQPVLVSGTDGVGTKLRLALNLNKHDSIGQDLVAMCVNDLVVCGAEPLFFLDYYATGKLNVDVAATVVTGIGAGCELAGCSLVGGETAEMPGMYEGEDYDLAGFCVGVVEKAEIIDGSKVVTGDALIALPSSGPHSNGYSLIRKILEVSGTDIDNTQLDGKPLADLLMAPTRIYVKPLLQLIKQTGAVKAMAHITGGGLLDNIPRVLPKGAQAVVDVASWQRPAVFDFLQQKGNVDEHEMHRVLNCGVGMVICVAQDQVDNALNVLRAEGEQPWVIGRIDVAAEGAAQVELHNLKAH; encoded by the coding sequence ATGAGCAAGCAACCCTCCCTGAGCTACAAAGACGCCGGTGTAGACATCGACGCCGGCGAAGCACTGGTCGAACGCATCAAGGGCGTCGCCAAGCGCACCGCACGTCCTGAAGTCATGGGTGGCCTGGGCGGCTTCGGCGCCCTCTGCGAGATCCCGGCCGGCTACAAGCAGCCGGTGCTGGTCTCCGGCACCGACGGCGTCGGCACCAAGCTGCGCCTGGCACTGAACCTGAACAAGCACGACAGCATCGGCCAGGACCTGGTCGCCATGTGCGTCAACGACCTGGTGGTGTGCGGCGCCGAGCCGCTGTTCTTCCTCGACTACTACGCCACCGGCAAGCTCAACGTCGACGTGGCCGCCACCGTGGTCACCGGCATTGGCGCCGGTTGCGAACTGGCCGGCTGCTCGCTGGTCGGTGGTGAAACCGCCGAGATGCCGGGCATGTACGAAGGCGAGGACTACGACCTGGCCGGCTTCTGCGTCGGCGTGGTGGAAAAGGCCGAGATCATCGACGGCTCGAAAGTGGTCACCGGCGATGCCCTGATCGCCCTGCCGTCCTCCGGCCCGCACTCCAACGGCTACTCGCTGATCCGCAAGATCCTCGAAGTGTCCGGCACCGACATCGACAACACCCAGCTCGACGGCAAGCCGCTGGCCGACCTGCTGATGGCGCCGACCCGCATCTACGTCAAACCGCTGCTGCAACTGATCAAGCAGACCGGCGCGGTCAAGGCCATGGCCCACATCACCGGCGGCGGCCTGCTGGACAACATCCCGCGCGTGCTGCCAAAAGGCGCCCAGGCGGTGGTCGACGTGGCCAGCTGGCAGCGCCCGGCGGTGTTCGACTTCCTGCAGCAAAAAGGCAACGTCGACGAGCATGAAATGCACCGCGTACTGAACTGCGGCGTGGGCATGGTCATCTGCGTGGCCCAGGACCAGGTCGACAACGCCCTGAACGTGCTGCGCGCCGAAGGCGAGCAACCGTGGGTGATCGGCCGTATCGACGTGGCCGCCGAAGGCGCCGCCCAGGTCGAGCTGCACAACCTCAAGGCACACTGA